Below is a genomic region from Bartonella harrusi.
CTTTTATTGGTGGGCTTATTACTGAAGAGGTTAATTAATATTTTGTTATTTTAAAAAGTGATAAATAAACAAATGAATATTATTGTTTGTACAACAGCAAAAACGGATAATAAAGTTATGCTTTTTAGATCAATAAATTAGCTAAAGTGATAAATTCAGAAATTGAAAGTGTTTCAGCGCGGCGTGTCCCATCAATTCCGGCTTTTCCTAGAAGCATTTCTCCTCCAACTGGTTTAAGATTTTGACGAAGCATTTTTCGTTTTTGTCCAAAAGCAATTTTTGTAATAAAGCTTAGATTTTTCGTAGAGCAGCAAAGAGGTTCTGTTCGTGGAATGATATGAACAACCGAAGAAATTATTTTAGGGGCTGGTATAAAGGCCTGAGGAGGTACATCAAAAGCAATTTTAGCAATGGTACGCCAGCCAGTTAAGACACTAAGACGTCCATAATGTGTGGATTGAGGTGTTGCTGTAATACGTTTTGCTACTTCTCGTTGAAACATTAATGTCATTGATTCATAAAAAGGAGGCCACGGTTCAGCCAACAGCCAATTTAATAAGAGTTGTGTTCCAATATTATAGGGAAGATTGGCAATAATGCGTGGTTTTTCTAAAGATTTTTCAAAGAGTTTTGAAAAATCTTGCTTCAGCGCATCATTACAAATCAGTTTTAGTTTTTGCGGATAATGTTTTTCTAGCTCTAAGAGAGCAGGTATACAGCGCTCATCGCGCTCTATAGCTGTTACCATAGCACCCTTTGCAAGCAAAGCACGTGTCAAACCACCAGGACCAGGGCCGACTTCAATAACAGGTTTTCCTTCAAGATTTCCTGCTTGATGCGCAATTTTAGATGTGAGATTAAGATCAAAAAGGAAATTTTGCCCCAAGGATTTATGAGCTTGCAATCCGTACATATTAATAACCTCACGCAGAGGAGGAAGATTATCTATTTGCATGAAAATTACTGTCCGCAAGTTGATTTGCAAGTTTAAGAGCAGAAATAAAGCTTTCAGGAGAGGCAATTCCTTTATCGGCAATATCAAAAGCAGTTCCGTGATCTGGAGAAGTACGAATAAAAGGTAGTCCTAAAGTGATGTTGACGGTGGTATCAAAGTCCAGTGTCTTAACAGGAATAAGAGCTTGATCATGATACATACAAAGAGCAACATCATATCTCTTTCTTGCAGATTTATGGAACATCGTATCGGCAGGTAATGGACCTATAACATTGAGTCCTTTCTTTTTAAGATATTCAATAGCGGGGATAATAATTGCAATCTCTTCTTTTCCCATTGTACCTTTTTCTCCCGCATGAGGATTAAGTCCAGCAACAGCAAGACGGGGTGAAGTTATTTTAAAGCGTGTTCTTAAGTCACGTTCAGTAATAAGTGCCGTTTGAATGATGAGCTCGCGCGTAAGGTATGAAGGAACTTTTTTGAATGGAATATGAACAGTAATGGGAACTGTCTTTAATCGAGATCCTGATAACATCATAACCGGATGATAACATTTATGCGAGTTTTGATAAGCCAAATCGGCTAAAAACTCTGTATGACCTGGAAATTCAAATCCAGCATCGTAAAGGTTTTTTTTTGCAATAGGACAAGTAACAAGTGCACATGCATAGCCACTTTGGATCAATTGAACGCTACGTTTAATCGCTTCAATTATTCCAGCAGCATTCTTTGGTGAAGGTAAGCCTAGTTGATCACTTTGTCGATTTTCTAGTGGTATTACAGGAAGAGCGGCTTGAAAATTTTTTACAGGATTATCTATAGAAACAGATTCTACTTCAACATTAATTCGTAAAAAATGAGCACGCGCACGAATGACATCTGGATCAGCGAGAAGAACAAAAGGCGGAATTTGACGCGTAACACGTAAATTCCAAGCTTTTAGTGCTATTTCAGGACCAATACCAGAAGGGTCACCACTACTAACAATAAGTGCAGCCATTATGAGTTTTGAATACGTGCTGACTTCCGCAATTCTTCTAAATATTTTTCGCTTAATTTCTCAAGTTTTTGTGGGCTCTTTTGTTTATTATCTTGAATGGAAAATATCAGCCGAGCCACGTAATCATCAGAAACTCTTTTGATTTTGCAGACAGCAACCGCTTCAATTCCATCAGATGTTTCTTGGAATTTTGTCATTTTTCCAGCAGGTGTTGCAAGGATGGCCTGCTCCCATGCACTGGGAAGTTGGGGTTCAAGAAATTTTCCCAAGTGACGGATAGTAACATCTAAAATGCTTCTCGCTTGATTTCGTGCATTAGCACATCCCCGAAAATGTGCGCGAAAATTGTTTGCTTCTCTTTGACGTTTTGCAAAGATTTCTGAACGAAGGTGTGCAGGAATAACAAAAACAATTCGCTGGAGTGTATATTCATTGGTTGAAGGTTTAACTCCACCATTTTTTAATATTCTGCGGACAGCTTCTTGTTCTGTAACCATACTTGTTTCGGCTTGATAGCGTGCATTAACAAGACGCCCCCATCCTATTTGTCCACGGATGTAATCTTTAAAGTGTTGCACTGTGATATCGTTTTGAATCAGAATTTGGTCGAGCTGTTCAATGGTCATATTATTTTGCGTTGCAAAATTTTCAAAAGCACTGTCAACCTCATCATTACTTACCTCAATATTTCTGCGCTTTATTTCGATATTTTTGAGAGTTTCATTGATAAGATCAGTTTTAGCCTGTGCAAGAAGATTACCTTGTTTTTGTTGGAGTCTGAGAAAAGCAGCACGTCTTTGAATATCGTAGTTTGTGATAGGACTACCGTTGACTGTGACAACAATGACAGTCTGTGCGAAAACCGGTGAAATTAAAAATCCCCTTATCAGCATGTTGCTTGCGCTCAAAGATGCAATACAAAGTAAAGCAAGAATACGCTTTTTCAATTTATTCATGTAAATAGGCCTTCGCGTTATTTATTAATTTTCATCAACTACTTAAAATATACGTTTTTTTTCATAAAAACAATAATAAGTTAAATTGCTTATACATTCTCTTTATAAATCTAATTTTGCCTTTTTTCCAATATCCGCAATTGTCCGTAATGAAAGAGAAAAATTAAAGTTTCGCAAAGGTGTTTTCTTTCTTGGAGTGTTTATTTGCTGATAACCGAATGTTAGCCCAAAACATTCATCTGTGTAGTTTAAGCTGATTCCTCGTTTTACGAATGTGCCAGATACCAAGTCATAACCGGCATTGCTATTAATAAACCAATAGTTAGCCAGTTTCATACCAGTTTGAAAAGAAATTTCTTGTCGCTCTTGTGGATATTCATAATCTGGTTGGCTAGCAATATAGGCATACTGTATAGCCACCGCCAAATTTTGCCATTTCTGTGATGCTTCAATTTCACTACGGCGGATTTTTCCAGTTTTTTTATCAAAACGTCCACGAGCTTCTAGGGCAAAACCACTCTTATGGTTTGCACCAAGCATTGCAACATAATCTGAACGTGCCACTTCGAGACTGGAATGAATACCAACATTAACAAAATCCTTTTTTGCAAAAGAATTTTTTCCTGCCAAATGAAAGGACTGTCCAAAAAGACCATAAAGAGACCAACTATTATCAAAACTTCCAGAATATCTAAAACCTATATTGGCTCTTGTCCCACCTTCTACACGGTCATAACCAGAGAACTTATCGCGTTGAAAGAGGGTGGTTGCATCAAAGATAAAACTTTGCGCATCTTCATTAGGGATTTGTCCGATATATTTTTCATCATTGCGTATAAAAATTTGTGCGGTTGGTTCTATAATATGCTTAGAATTGCCCAACGTAAGGAGGAAGGGATAACGTAATTCTAGACCAGCAGTTGCCATGCCACGAAATGCTGTATTACGAAGAGTTGAGGGGGTGTCATTTGTTATAAGAGTCGTATCGTTTTCATGTGTATTTGTTGTAATGATATCAGCACGTAAAGAGAGAAGAGGGGAGAATATAAGCCCATTGCCTGTGTTGAAGCGCTTTTTCCACTCCAGTTCATTTGTTAAACGAAAACTATTTCCCGCTATACCAGAAAGTCTAGCAGTGTTGAGAGGATTTCCGTTCCAGTCAGTAGCACTAAAGTCAGTATGACGACGATAGAGAGATTGTAGATTGCTATGGAAGGTAAGTTTTCCAGTATAAATTGATTCATTTGGCGTAAAAAAATAATCAATACGGGGGAGGACCCACGCTTGCTGAGAGTGGCGTTCATAAGTGGAATTATTTAAGTTCAAATCTTGAACTTTAAAATGGTAAAAACGCATATCAAAATAATTTTTTCCTGCAAGACCATTCAAATAAAGCTGAGAAATTTGTATAGGATTATCATAGTTTTCAAGTTTATAGGCACGGCTAAAATGTCGATCAGACTGTGCGAGAACATCCCATCCATAAGTCCAGTGGGAATTAAGTCGAAAATCACCTTTTGTTGCGAGCATATAACGATTTTTATGCTGTGCATCAATCGTATCACGGTCAAAACTTTGTGGTTTCATTTGATAGATATGAGCAAAGCGAACGTTGTAATTGCCTGTTTTAAATCGTTGACGCCATTCCCCTTCAGTTAAAAGTCCTTGTTGGGTATAGAGAGTAGAAGAAAGTGTAAAATCATAATGAGGAGCGAGATTCCAAAAATAAGAATTTTTTATTCCCATGCCGAGATAATCAGAATAAAAAAAATGAGGTGTAAGAAGACCGCTTGCACGCTTCACAGTTGGATCATGAATTTCAAAAGTTGGAAACTTTAGAATCGGTATACCAAAAACTTCAAAACGACTATTTTCAAATCGAATTTTTTTTGTAAGGTTATTCCATATAATTTTTCTTGCTTTAATTTTCCATAACACTTCTCTCTCTGGTTTATAGGAGCAAGGTTCACAGGCTGTATAGGAGGCATTGTTGAAAATTGTAATTCCACTGTTAGTTCGTTTTGCACTTACCGCTGCAAAATGAATATTGTTGGCCGTATCAATGCGTAAGGCATTTACGAATCCTTCGCCAAAATCTTTGGTCATATCAATTTGATTGGAATAAATTTTGTTACCATCTTTTTGAACAATTTCGACATTTCCTTGCGCGATAATTCGCCCTGTTTTTTGATTATAGATAACTTTTTTGGCAAAAACTTTATTGTCATCAT
It encodes:
- the rsmA gene encoding 16S rRNA (adenine(1518)-N(6)/adenine(1519)-N(6))-dimethyltransferase RsmA, producing MQIDNLPPLREVINMYGLQAHKSLGQNFLFDLNLTSKIAHQAGNLEGKPVIEVGPGPGGLTRALLAKGAMVTAIERDERCIPALLELEKHYPQKLKLICNDALKQDFSKLFEKSLEKPRIIANLPYNIGTQLLLNWLLAEPWPPFYESMTLMFQREVAKRITATPQSTHYGRLSVLTGWRTIAKIAFDVPPQAFIPAPKIISSVVHIIPRTEPLCCSTKNLSFITKIAFGQKRKMLRQNLKPVGGEMLLGKAGIDGTRRAETLSISEFITLANLLI
- the pdxA gene encoding 4-hydroxythreonine-4-phosphate dehydrogenase PdxA, which produces MAALIVSSGDPSGIGPEIALKAWNLRVTRQIPPFVLLADPDVIRARAHFLRINVEVESVSIDNPVKNFQAALPVIPLENRQSDQLGLPSPKNAAGIIEAIKRSVQLIQSGYACALVTCPIAKKNLYDAGFEFPGHTEFLADLAYQNSHKCYHPVMMLSGSRLKTVPITVHIPFKKVPSYLTRELIIQTALITERDLRTRFKITSPRLAVAGLNPHAGEKGTMGKEEIAIIIPAIEYLKKKGLNVIGPLPADTMFHKSARKRYDVALCMYHDQALIPVKTLDFDTTVNITLGLPFIRTSPDHGTAFDIADKGIASPESFISALKLANQLADSNFHANR
- a CDS encoding SurA N-terminal domain-containing protein, with protein sequence MNKLKKRILALLCIASLSASNMLIRGFLISPVFAQTVIVVTVNGSPITNYDIQRRAAFLRLQQKQGNLLAQAKTDLINETLKNIEIKRRNIEVSNDEVDSAFENFATQNNMTIEQLDQILIQNDITVQHFKDYIRGQIGWGRLVNARYQAETSMVTEQEAVRRILKNGGVKPSTNEYTLQRIVFVIPAHLRSEIFAKRQREANNFRAHFRGCANARNQARSILDVTIRHLGKFLEPQLPSAWEQAILATPAGKMTKFQETSDGIEAVAVCKIKRVSDDYVARLIFSIQDNKQKSPQKLEKLSEKYLEELRKSARIQNS
- a CDS encoding LPS-assembly protein LptD produces the protein MKALISKRAILRKLSTLVFKSVIAFILAVALSCSVYAKTLPSSIQNRIQNPVNPLSLSADELIYNRDDNTVSAQGNVQIEYDDNKVFAKKVIYNQKTGRIIAQGNVEIVQKDGNKIYSNQIDMTKDFGEGFVNALRIDTANNIHFAAVSAKRTNSGITIFNNASYTACEPCSYKPEREVLWKIKARKIIWNNLTKKIRFENSRFEVFGIPILKFPTFEIHDPTVKRASGLLTPHFFYSDYLGMGIKNSYFWNLAPHYDFTLSSTLYTQQGLLTEGEWRQRFKTGNYNVRFAHIYQMKPQSFDRDTIDAQHKNRYMLATKGDFRLNSHWTYGWDVLAQSDRHFSRAYKLENYDNPIQISQLYLNGLAGKNYFDMRFYHFKVQDLNLNNSTYERHSQQAWVLPRIDYFFTPNESIYTGKLTFHSNLQSLYRRHTDFSATDWNGNPLNTARLSGIAGNSFRLTNELEWKKRFNTGNGLIFSPLLSLRADIITTNTHENDTTLITNDTPSTLRNTAFRGMATAGLELRYPFLLTLGNSKHIIEPTAQIFIRNDEKYIGQIPNEDAQSFIFDATTLFQRDKFSGYDRVEGGTRANIGFRYSGSFDNSWSLYGLFGQSFHLAGKNSFAKKDFVNVGIHSSLEVARSDYVAMLGANHKSGFALEARGRFDKKTGKIRRSEIEASQKWQNLAVAIQYAYIASQPDYEYPQERQEISFQTGMKLANYWFINSNAGYDLVSGTFVKRGISLNYTDECFGLTFGYQQINTPRKKTPLRNFNFSLSLRTIADIGKKAKLDL